The Apium graveolens cultivar Ventura unplaced genomic scaffold, ASM990537v1 ctg100, whole genome shotgun sequence genome window below encodes:
- the LOC141699665 gene encoding uncharacterized protein LOC141699665 isoform X1: MVFDNDLSVLGYVSDYICCLYGLRGAYGVVCVTQDSEVFARRGLQGIVGELLDRKDETCMKAEICSELGLNQILERNMVHLSSGEFQSFLPYLKNSGSQRRDTGKSTIRGQILFLSGQVDERTIQKYEREAKDMNRESWPKGTGHYDKFYDDGVYNYGGCGTPVYKSTTKFSSGCG; the protein is encoded by the exons ATGGTTTTCGATAATGACTTGAGTGTTCTGGGTTATGTATCGGACTATATCTGCTGCCTATATGGATTACGTGGTGCCTACGGAGTT GTATGTGTTACGCAAGATTCTGAAGTATTTGCTCGAAGAGGTCTTCAAGGAATTGTTGGGGAATTGTTGGACAGAAAAGATGAGACATGCATGAAAGCAGAAATTTGTTCTGAGCTTGGCTTAAATCAAATTTTAGAACGTAATATGGTACACTTGTCTTCTGGGGAGTTTCAGAGCTTCCTCCCTTATTTAAAAAACTCAGGGAGCCAAAGGAGAG ATACGGGGAAGTCAACAATTAGGGGTCAAATACTTTTCCTTAGTGGGCAGGTTGATGAGCGTACAATCCAGAAGTACGAGAGAGAAGCGAAGGATATGAACAGAGAGAGCTG GCCCAAGGGAACCGGTCACTATGACAAGTTTTATGATGATGGGGTGTATAATTATGGTGGTTGTGGAACACCTGTTTATAAGTCTACAACTAAGTTCAGCTCTGGTTGTGGCTAG
- the LOC141699662 gene encoding protein FAR1-RELATED SEQUENCE 5-like, with amino-acid sequence MPFIPITGVNHHYQNILFGFALIRDEKETTYRWVLKTWLEAVDNKLPITIITDEDIALRNAISEVMPSTNHTYCTWHISSKFAEKLSTLYTQYSEFKTDFNACIYKSLSPTEFEGRWEDLKEKYDLENHNWLNDMYAIRRQ; translated from the coding sequence ATGCCTTTTATTCCAATTACGGGAGTGAATCACCACTACCAAAATATTTTGTTTGGATTTGCACTTATAAGGGACGAGAAAGAGACTACTTATAGATGGGTTTTGAAGACTTGGTTGGAAGCGGTCGATAACAAGCTACCTATTACCATTATTACGGATGAAGACATCGCTTTAAGAAATGCCATTTCCGAGGTTATGCCTAGCACCAACCATACATATTGTACGTGGCATATTAGTAGCAAGTTTGCCGAGAAACTATCTACTTTGTATACTCAATACTCGGAGTTCAAGACGGATTTTAATGCATGTATCTACAAGTCATTGTCACCAACGGAATTTGAAGGTAGGTGGGAGGACTTGAAagagaaatatgatcttgaaaatCACAATTGGCTAAATGATATGTATGCAATTAGACGGCAATAG
- the LOC141699661 gene encoding protein FAR1-RELATED SEQUENCE 5-like, which translates to MTTTSRSESMNSFFDEYVKASIGLKEFIENSQKALDSQYLREVQADFDTEYKEKRLFSNSLMEIHASKIYTKEMFKRFQKELQKSQSFVVKSMKGCGDYLSKMYLVEKSTLPEINRRKFFLKVSIDESYSCTSKKFEHSGMICRHMIHYLNKKQKTMIPPDLVTMRWTINGNKVAGPLPCTPWMLGNVVESQTLLRSAVQLLDERDQERKGVCD; encoded by the exons ATGACTACCACCTCAAGGAGCGAGTCTATGAATTCATTTTTTGATGAGTATGTGAAAGCGTCGATCGGGTtgaaagaattcattgagaattCACAAAAAGCTTTGGACTCACAATATTTACGGGAGGTTCAAGCCGATTTTGACACCGAGTACAAGGAAAAGAGACTATTCTCTAACTCGTTAATGGAGATACATGCCTCCAAGATATACACAAAAGAGATGTTTAAGCGATTTCAAAAAGAGCTTCAAAAAAGTCAATCTTTTGTTGTGAAAAGTATGAAAGGTTGTGGAGATTATCTTTCAAAGATGTATTTGGTAGAAAAGTCCACATTGCCGGAGATTAATAGAAGGAAATTTTTCTTGAAGGTTTCCATCGACGAGAGTTATTCTTGTACAAGTAAAAAATTTGAACATTCCGGGATGATTTGTAGACATATGATCCATTACCTTAACAAGAAACAAAAGACGATGATACCGCCAGATCTTGTAACAATGAGGTGGACAATAAACGGAAACAAAGTTGCGGGACCTCTACCGTGTACCCCTTGGATGCTTGGTAATGTTGTAGAATCTCAAACG TTGCTCCGTTCCGCGGTACAATTACTTGATGAGCGTGATCAGGAGAGAAAAGGAGTATGTGATTAA
- the LOC141699665 gene encoding uncharacterized protein LOC141699665 isoform X2 codes for MVFDNDLSVLGYVSDYICCLYGLRGAYGVVCVTQDSEVFARRGLQGIVGELLDRKDETCMKAEICSELGLNQILERNMVHLSSGEFQSFLPYLKNSGSQRRDTGKSTIRGQILFLSGQVDERTIQKYEREAKDMNRESCTDATQNELLPLRVIVQVLFLSKLELLRRDRKWPILK; via the exons ATGGTTTTCGATAATGACTTGAGTGTTCTGGGTTATGTATCGGACTATATCTGCTGCCTATATGGATTACGTGGTGCCTACGGAGTT GTATGTGTTACGCAAGATTCTGAAGTATTTGCTCGAAGAGGTCTTCAAGGAATTGTTGGGGAATTGTTGGACAGAAAAGATGAGACATGCATGAAAGCAGAAATTTGTTCTGAGCTTGGCTTAAATCAAATTTTAGAACGTAATATGGTACACTTGTCTTCTGGGGAGTTTCAGAGCTTCCTCCCTTATTTAAAAAACTCAGGGAGCCAAAGGAGAG ATACGGGGAAGTCAACAATTAGGGGTCAAATACTTTTCCTTAGTGGGCAGGTTGATGAGCGTACAATCCAGAAGTACGAGAGAGAAGCGAAGGATATGAACAGAGAGAGCTG TACTGATGCAACACAAAATGAGTTGCTTCCGCTGAGGGTAATTGTGCAAGTTCTCTTTTTGAGCAAGCTCGAGCTGCTAAGGAGGGACAGGAAGTGGCCAATCTTAAAATGA